One part of the Malus sylvestris chromosome 2, drMalSylv7.2, whole genome shotgun sequence genome encodes these proteins:
- the LOC126612315 gene encoding uncharacterized protein LOC126612315 — protein MSGPSDSRFDLKLVEEAAPPSPDNIWRPSFVSPTGPLTVGDSVMKNDMIAAVVARNLLTPKDNRLLSKRSDELAVKDSLALSVQCAGSVSNMAQRLFARTRQVESLAAEVMSLKQEIRGLKHENKQLHRLAHDYATNMKRKLDQMKESDGQVLLDHQRFVGLFQRHLWPSSSGAVPRNEAPNDQPLMPPPSRVLSSTEAQNDPPPVPSLSGALPTAETSPKQPL, from the coding sequence atgtctggcccctccgacagtcgttttgacttgaaacttgttgaagaggcagccccgccttctccagacaacatatggcgcccatccttcgtctcccctactggtcctcttaccgttggggattccgtgatgaagaatgatatgatcgctgcggtagtggccaggaaccttctcactcccaaagataacagactactttccaaacggtctgatgagttggctgttaaggattctctggctcttagtgttcagtgtgcaggttctgtgtctaatatggcccaacgcctatttgctcgaacccgccaagttgaatcattggcggctgaagtgatgagtctcaaacaggagattagagggctcaagcatgagaataaacagttgcaccggctcgcacatgactatgctacaaacatgaagaggaagcttgaccagatgaaggaatctgatggtcaggttttacttgatcatcagagatttgtgggtttgttccaaaggcatttatggccttcgtcttctggggctgtaccgcgtaatgaagctccaaatgatcaacctctgatgcctcctccttctagggttctgtccagtactgaggctcagaatgatccccctccggtgccttctctttctggggctctaccgactgctgagacttctcctaagcaacctttgtga